The window GAGTATTTTCCAGGAGATTACGGGATCGATAAGAACTTCGTACGAACGGTCCGGAAGCCGCGGTGGGTATTCCGATGTCACGAGCCACCTCGGCGTACCGCTCGAATTGTTCGGGCGGTATGTATTCGACGACAGGAATGTGCGAAGCAGAGGGTGATAAATACTGCCCGATGGTTACGATGTCACATCCCGCCTCTCGCAAGTCGAGCAACAGCGACGTCACCTCGCTTTCGGTTTCCCCCAAACCCACCATGAAGCCCGATTTCACGACTGCGTCGGACGTTTCACCCACGCGCCGCAAAAGTTCGACGGACCGACCATATACTGCTTGGGGCCGTGCTGTTGGATAGATTCTCGGAACGGTTTCCACATTATGGTTCAAGACCTGGGGTTGAGCATCCAGCACGGTTTCAAGTGCGGTCCTGTCTCCCTGAAGATCCGGAATCAGCACTTCGATGGATACCCCCGGACATTGTCCACGTATGGCGCCCACGGTGGCGGCGAAGTGCCCGGCCCCCCCGTCCGGAAGGTCGTCTCTTGTAACGGAGGTTATGACCACATACGCGAGTCCCAGGCGCCTGACCGCTTCCGCTACCCGTAGGGGTTCCGTGGGATCCGGTTCCAACGCGCTTCCGAACTGCACCGCACAGAAACCGCAGTTGCGTGTGCATCGGTCCCCCAAAATCATGAAAGTGGCCGTACCCTCCGAGAAGCACTCGAAATGATTGGGACATCGGGCCTCCTGGCAGACCGTATGCAGAGACAGCATTCGGAGAGACTTCAGAACTTCGCCGTATGAACCGTTTACAGTCATCCGCTTCTTAAGCCACGGCGGTTTTCTTTGCCGGCATGGTCTCTTTCCGGTGTTCGGGTGCTCTTCTTGTAATTTATCCATATTGGATACAATAGGTATAATCCTCCGAGGATCAAGACCAACTTGCCGTCCATCTATCATAAGTCGGTTTGACAGGATGTTTCATCCCCATGGCTGATCTGTATTGCATGTTGACCGCCGTGGCCCTTGGTCGTATATTAGCAAAGCTCGGAACAGATCATATGTTGAATTCAAGTGATTCGGCACGGTTTTGGAGGTTCGAAGCTCTAAGGTGCGTTATGCTTTCGTCTCAGGAAGGTTGAACAAAAAGATCGGGCCTTCGTCGAAGGTTTTTGCGTTTCTTTTCAAAATGATGCACCATCGAGCGGTGTAATGAAACAAGATCAGATCGGCGACCTGACGTTGCAGGTGCAGAGAAATTGCGACATCTCCGACGCGCAATATGCGGGCGCCCTCTCCCTTTGTTCATTTCTCCTGCTGGTTCGGAATTTCTATAAATGGGAACAGGGACACCCACCGTGGCAAGAAGAGGATTCCCAGGTTGTCATGGGTTGGATTGATGAGCGGGAAACTCTGTGGGAGAGCGTGGTCGAAGCTTCGTACCAGGATCTCGTACTATCCGGAGAACACATGGATCCCTTCGACCTGGAACGGGTCAATGATGCAATGAAACCCCACGGGCTCTTGTATGGAGCCGGGTACGCGTACGGTCTGAAACCCACGTTTTTTCTCGGTCGGATGGAACGAAGGGAAAGACTTGATGGACTGAACCTTTGTTTCGTCGGAAGAGAGTTGGCCCGCGACATGATCGGTTCCCCGGCCCTTCGACAGGGCTCGAACATCTATATTCGGAGACAGTGCGCCGGATTCTATCTTTGGGA of the Deltaproteobacteria bacterium genome contains:
- the lipA gene encoding lipoyl synthase, whose translation is MDKLQEEHPNTGKRPCRQRKPPWLKKRMTVNGSYGEVLKSLRMLSLHTVCQEARCPNHFECFSEGTATFMILGDRCTRNCGFCAVQFGSALEPDPTEPLRVAEAVRRLGLAYVVITSVTRDDLPDGGAGHFAATVGAIRGQCPGVSIEVLIPDLQGDRTALETVLDAQPQVLNHNVETVPRIYPTARPQAVYGRSVELLRRVGETSDAVVKSGFMVGLGETESEVTSLLLDLREAGCDIVTIGQYLSPSASHIPVVEYIPPEQFERYAEVARDIGIPTAASGPFVRSSYRSRNLLENTRQILRERSLRSRIPPKTEPSPVQS